The following are encoded in a window of Lacinutrix sp. WUR7 genomic DNA:
- a CDS encoding glycosyltransferase family 2 protein — MKELPLISIIIPTYNRAHIIGETLDAIIAQTYSRWECIVVDDGSTDNTDEVLERYIKKDSRFQYYTRPKDRKKGPCSCRNFGFEKSKGDYVNFFDSDDLLKADAFETCLTNFLEETDGVIMNNVLTDFNTGKHLSSNSIQSANLLTDYFIGKITFLVCGPLWRRSFLEKQPYLFDETIRNVDDWDFNLRMLYANPQLIYLDDILIYYRKNHGSFSEEVRKLNKEEILSDFKARDKQLKLFKDFGYDINHQIKNYIITRYSKHLRIALRENAAVRSLLFKKLLKQSLAFSYYIQAVRFSFGYGLFIYFKRGMKYLKFNTK; from the coding sequence ATGAAAGAATTACCTTTAATTTCTATAATCATCCCAACCTATAATCGAGCTCATATTATAGGGGAAACCTTAGACGCTATTATAGCCCAAACATATAGTCGTTGGGAATGTATAGTAGTAGATGATGGGAGCACAGATAATACCGATGAGGTGTTAGAGCGTTATATAAAAAAAGATAGTAGATTTCAGTATTATACCAGACCAAAGGATAGAAAAAAAGGTCCTTGTAGTTGTAGAAATTTTGGCTTTGAAAAAAGTAAAGGAGACTATGTTAATTTTTTTGATAGTGATGATTTATTAAAGGCAGACGCGTTTGAAACCTGTTTAACTAATTTTTTAGAAGAAACAGATGGTGTAATAATGAATAATGTTTTAACAGATTTTAATACAGGGAAACATTTAAGTAGCAATTCCATTCAATCGGCTAATTTATTAACCGACTATTTTATTGGAAAAATCACCTTTTTAGTTTGTGGCCCCCTTTGGAGGCGTTCATTTTTAGAGAAACAACCTTATTTATTTGATGAAACCATTAGGAATGTGGATGATTGGGATTTTAATTTACGTATGTTATATGCAAATCCCCAATTGATTTACCTAGATGACATATTAATTTATTATAGAAAAAATCATGGTTCTTTTTCTGAAGAAGTAAGGAAACTAAATAAAGAAGAAATCTTATCTGATTTTAAGGCAAGGGATAAACAATTAAAACTATTTAAGGATTTTGGTTATGACATTAACCACCAAATTAAAAATTATATTATTACTCGATATTCTAAACATTTGAGAATTGCGTTACGAGAAAATGCTGCAGTAAGGTCACTATTATTTAAAAAACTTTTAAAACAATCATTAGCATTTAGTTATTACATTCAAGCCGTAAGGTTTAGTTTTGGATATGGGCTTTTTATTTATTTTAAGCGTGGAATGAAATATTTAAAGTTTAATACTAAATAA
- a CDS encoding nucleotide sugar dehydrogenase — MKMHKITVIGLGYVGLPLAAEFAKKYPVVGFDINTLRVADLQQGRDKTLEVETEDLKKVLVTNTKESKGLYITNNPEDLAASNVFIITVPTPTDALNKPIFTPLVKASETVAKVLKKGDIVIYESTVYPGVTEDICVPILEAQSGLQYNVDFFAGYSPERINPGDKKHTVTKILKVTSGSTPEIATVVDDLYKSIITAGTHKAPSIKVAEAAKVIENSQRDINIAFVNELSKIFRILDIDTKAVLEAAGTKWNFINFTPGLVGGHCIGVDPYYLAQKAIESGYNPEIILAGRKMNDSMGSYVAQETVKLMINKGATIKGAKALVLGITFKENCPDIRNSRVIDIINELETYHVDVDVFDPWASAEEVKHEYGFDLLCSKTEISDNYDAIILAVSHNEFLKIDIEKLKSPIGVIFDVKSLLPKEMVNGRL, encoded by the coding sequence ATGAAAATGCATAAGATAACCGTTATCGGTTTAGGGTATGTTGGATTGCCTTTGGCAGCAGAATTCGCTAAAAAATATCCGGTAGTTGGCTTTGATATCAACACCCTTCGAGTGGCGGATCTACAACAAGGAAGAGATAAAACCTTGGAGGTAGAAACCGAAGACCTTAAAAAAGTATTGGTTACCAATACCAAAGAATCTAAAGGACTTTATATAACCAATAATCCTGAAGATTTAGCAGCATCTAACGTTTTTATAATTACCGTTCCTACGCCAACAGATGCTTTAAACAAACCTATTTTTACGCCACTTGTAAAAGCCAGTGAAACGGTTGCAAAAGTATTAAAAAAAGGAGACATTGTTATTTATGAATCTACAGTATATCCTGGTGTTACCGAGGATATTTGTGTGCCTATTTTAGAAGCACAATCGGGTTTGCAATACAACGTTGACTTTTTTGCAGGCTATTCCCCAGAACGTATTAATCCAGGAGATAAAAAACATACCGTTACTAAAATATTAAAAGTGACTTCTGGTTCTACACCAGAAATCGCTACCGTAGTAGACGATTTATATAAATCGATTATTACTGCAGGAACCCACAAAGCACCATCCATAAAGGTTGCAGAAGCAGCAAAAGTGATTGAAAACTCGCAACGCGATATTAATATTGCCTTTGTGAATGAGTTGTCTAAAATATTTAGAATCCTTGATATCGATACCAAAGCCGTTTTAGAAGCAGCAGGAACCAAATGGAATTTCATCAACTTCACACCAGGATTGGTAGGAGGGCATTGTATAGGAGTAGATCCTTACTATTTAGCGCAAAAAGCAATTGAGTCTGGTTATAACCCAGAAATTATTTTAGCAGGCCGAAAAATGAATGACAGCATGGGGAGCTATGTGGCGCAAGAAACGGTGAAACTAATGATTAATAAAGGAGCAACTATTAAAGGAGCTAAAGCCTTGGTTTTAGGGATTACCTTTAAAGAAAACTGTCCAGATATTAGAAACTCTAGAGTAATAGATATTATTAACGAATTAGAAACCTACCACGTAGATGTAGATGTGTTTGATCCTTGGGCTTCGGCAGAAGAAGTAAAGCACGAGTATGGTTTTGATTTATTATGCTCTAAAACAGAGATTAGTGATAACTATGATGCTATTATTTTGGCGGTTAGTCATAATGAGTTTCTGAAGATAGATATCGAAAAGTTAAAGTCACCAATAGGGGTCATATTTGATGTGAAGTCTTTATTGCCCAAAGAAATGGTAAACGGAAGACTTTAA
- a CDS encoding ABC transporter permease, translating to MALETRVYQKERTIKVGALLKASLQDIYTSRFLARQLAERDIKAQYRQSYLGIIWAFIAPLTTAFVWIVLNKSGTIRLSDTGIPYPVYAFSGTLIWSIIVASINSPMGSTNAAKGILSKINFPKEALILSGIYKLLFDSSIKVVLLLVFVLFYGVGLHWSMLLFPLAILGAIVLGTTLGLFITPLGLLYKDIGRIISMGMQFLMYITPVVYAIPKSGLMRDVMTWNPITPIVLTARDLVVGMSPTHLNYFLITLVVCIPFLCLGLVIYRISIPIIVERLSA from the coding sequence ATGGCATTAGAAACTAGAGTTTACCAAAAAGAACGTACTATAAAAGTTGGCGCGCTTTTAAAAGCAAGTCTTCAAGATATCTATACTTCGCGCTTTTTAGCTAGACAATTGGCAGAACGCGATATTAAAGCGCAGTATAGGCAATCGTATCTTGGTATTATTTGGGCGTTTATAGCGCCATTAACCACGGCATTCGTATGGATTGTTTTAAATAAAAGTGGTACCATACGCTTGTCAGATACTGGTATTCCGTATCCTGTCTATGCTTTTTCTGGGACTTTAATCTGGTCTATTATTGTTGCTTCTATTAATTCGCCTATGGGGAGTACCAATGCTGCCAAAGGAATATTAAGTAAAATTAATTTTCCAAAAGAAGCTTTAATTCTCTCCGGTATATATAAACTCCTTTTTGATAGTAGTATAAAAGTAGTACTCTTATTGGTGTTTGTTCTTTTTTACGGGGTGGGTTTACATTGGTCTATGCTATTATTCCCGCTAGCCATATTAGGTGCTATTGTTTTAGGTACTACATTAGGCTTATTTATTACTCCATTAGGTTTATTATATAAAGATATTGGTAGAATTATTAGTATGGGGATGCAATTTCTTATGTACATTACACCTGTAGTATATGCCATACCTAAAAGTGGTTTGATGCGTGATGTTATGACGTGGAACCCGATAACACCTATCGTTTTAACCGCACGCGATTTAGTAGTGGGGATGTCTCCTACACATCTAAATTATTTTTTAATTACACTGGTTGTTTGTATTCCTTTTTTGTGTTTAGGTTTGGTGATTTATCGTATTTCTATTCCAATTATTGTAGAACGTTTAAGTGCCTAA
- a CDS encoding glycosyltransferase, translated as MNIAIFSPNQNPYSETFIQAHKKYLKGGVFYYYGKPGRVQLEGVSSLVNKWALLRFRIIRKLKKYSFSYIKEQSVLTSLKNNAVDAILVEYGTHAYALLSILKASGLPVVVHFHGYDASVHTVIKACNDYKEVFSLATKVVAVSRKMEQMLLAIGCPKEKLVYNVYGPQPEFETVQPTYAKKQFIGIGRFTDKKAPYYTIMAFKEVANKHPDAKLLLAGDGMLLNMCQNLVRHYHLENQVQFLGIITPDAYRELLTESLAFVQHSITAANGDMEGTPLAVLEASVAGLPVIATRHAGIPDVIVDGETGLLCEEQDVTGMANNMLQLLEDKAFAIKMGTSGKQHILAHFSMEHHIAVLQDILEGAMTQTI; from the coding sequence ATGAACATTGCCATTTTTTCACCCAATCAAAACCCATATTCTGAAACTTTTATTCAGGCGCATAAAAAGTATCTTAAAGGAGGTGTGTTTTACTATTATGGAAAGCCTGGGCGTGTACAGCTAGAAGGTGTTTCTTCTTTAGTCAACAAATGGGCGTTATTACGATTTCGTATTATTCGTAAATTAAAAAAGTATTCCTTTTCTTATATAAAAGAACAATCTGTACTTACTTCTTTAAAAAATAATGCTGTAGATGCTATTTTGGTGGAGTATGGTACGCATGCGTATGCCTTATTATCCATTTTAAAAGCGAGTGGTTTGCCTGTAGTAGTGCATTTTCATGGCTATGATGCCAGTGTACATACGGTAATAAAAGCATGTAACGATTATAAAGAAGTTTTTAGTTTAGCGACAAAAGTCGTTGCTGTTTCTAGAAAGATGGAGCAGATGTTGTTAGCTATAGGTTGTCCTAAAGAAAAACTGGTGTATAATGTGTATGGCCCACAACCAGAATTTGAAACGGTGCAACCAACGTATGCCAAAAAACAATTTATAGGTATTGGTCGTTTTACCGATAAAAAAGCACCATACTATACTATTATGGCTTTTAAAGAAGTAGCTAACAAACATCCAGATGCTAAGTTGTTATTGGCAGGAGATGGGATGTTGCTAAATATGTGTCAGAATTTAGTAAGACATTATCATCTTGAAAATCAAGTACAGTTTTTAGGTATCATTACACCAGATGCATATAGAGAATTATTAACCGAGTCCTTAGCCTTTGTACAACATTCGATTACTGCTGCAAATGGCGATATGGAAGGAACACCATTAGCGGTTTTAGAAGCAAGTGTTGCTGGATTACCAGTTATAGCAACGAGACATGCAGGAATACCAGATGTCATTGTAGATGGCGAAACCGGATTGTTGTGTGAAGAACAGGATGTTACCGGAATGGCTAATAATATGCTTCAACTGTTAGAAGATAAAGCATTTGCTATAAAAATGGGCACTTCTGGAAAACAACATATTTTAGCACATTTTAGTATGGAACACCATATAGCAGTTTTGCAAGACATTTTAGAAGGTGCTATGACACAGACTATTTAA
- a CDS encoding SDR family oxidoreductase, translating to MYNKPYHTQDLSNFSFLVTGGAGFIGSNLVAYLLQFGAKKVRVLDNFSNGYRENLTEFMDNPAFELLEGDIRDLATCKKAMLDIDYVSHQAALGSVPRSIADPATTNDVNISGFLNMLIALKESTSVKRMVYAASSSTYGDSKALPKVEETIGKPLSPYAVTKYVNELYADVFGKTYNTDVIGFRYFNIFGPKQSPNGAYAAVIPLFMQALKDGEAPTIHGDGEQTRDFTFVANAVQANVKGMFASEAASNEVFNIACNERISVNYLWNTLNQAANTNIKAIYGPTRQGDVRDSLADISKAEKLLGYAPEYTVGEGLALTWKVFKD from the coding sequence ATGTACAATAAACCATACCACACCCAAGATTTATCTAATTTTAGTTTCTTAGTAACTGGAGGAGCAGGTTTTATAGGGTCTAATCTGGTAGCATACCTATTACAATTCGGCGCAAAAAAAGTACGCGTATTAGATAATTTTTCTAATGGCTATAGAGAAAATTTGACCGAGTTTATGGACAACCCAGCATTCGAATTATTAGAAGGTGATATTAGAGATCTTGCCACCTGTAAAAAAGCGATGTTAGATATCGATTATGTATCGCATCAAGCAGCATTAGGTTCTGTACCTCGTTCTATAGCAGATCCTGCCACTACGAATGATGTTAATATATCTGGGTTTTTAAATATGCTTATCGCATTAAAAGAAAGTACTAGCGTAAAACGCATGGTATATGCAGCATCTAGTTCTACCTATGGCGATAGTAAAGCATTACCTAAAGTAGAAGAAACTATTGGTAAACCATTATCGCCTTATGCGGTAACGAAATATGTAAACGAATTATATGCCGATGTTTTTGGAAAAACCTACAATACCGATGTAATAGGTTTTCGCTACTTTAATATTTTCGGACCAAAACAAAGTCCGAATGGTGCCTATGCCGCAGTAATTCCATTATTTATGCAAGCCTTAAAAGATGGAGAAGCACCAACTATTCATGGCGATGGGGAGCAAACCAGAGACTTTACTTTTGTAGCAAATGCAGTACAAGCAAACGTAAAAGGCATGTTTGCTAGTGAAGCAGCAAGTAACGAAGTATTTAATATAGCTTGCAACGAGCGTATTAGTGTGAATTACTTATGGAATACTTTAAACCAAGCAGCGAACACGAATATAAAAGCTATTTATGGTCCTACACGTCAAGGCGATGTAAGAGATTCTTTAGCCGATATTTCTAAAGCCGAAAAACTATTGGGATATGCCCCAGAGTATACGGTAGGAGAAGGCTTAGCATTAACTTGGAAGGTGTTTAAAGACTAA
- a CDS encoding glycosyltransferase family 2 protein produces the protein MPKVSIIIPNYNHEAFLQQRLDTVLNQTFQDFEVILLDDASTDSSPEILMQYKTHSKVSHVVINSENSGSPFKQWQKGIELAKGDYIWIAESDDYCALHFLETCLKSLTKDVGLAYTQSIDVDFEGKETSHRIRYTKSFKPNIWKDNFKMPGFDFNAKYLIIKNVIPNASAVVFKKETVHAGFFNEALLAMKMCGDWFFWLQLVSNTNVTFVSQDLNFFRHHKQVSRNHFNSNKKKVRLLEESVIREYLKEKQGIENKVLNNKLRVNWFKLHTKKDLFASSFYKLQNSFTKKVVFAFQFICFKLKKY, from the coding sequence ATGCCTAAAGTTTCCATAATCATACCCAACTACAATCACGAAGCTTTTTTACAGCAGCGTTTAGATACTGTGCTTAATCAAACATTTCAAGATTTTGAAGTTATCTTATTAGATGATGCTTCTACAGATAGTAGCCCAGAAATTTTAATGCAATATAAAACACATAGCAAAGTTAGTCATGTTGTTATAAATAGTGAAAATTCAGGAAGTCCATTTAAGCAATGGCAAAAAGGAATAGAACTAGCTAAAGGAGATTATATATGGATTGCCGAAAGTGATGATTATTGTGCGTTGCATTTTTTGGAAACCTGTTTAAAATCATTAACTAAAGATGTTGGGTTGGCATACACGCAGAGCATAGATGTTGATTTTGAAGGAAAAGAAACTTCCCATAGAATACGTTATACCAAGTCTTTTAAACCAAATATTTGGAAAGATAATTTTAAGATGCCTGGTTTTGATTTTAACGCCAAGTATTTAATAATAAAGAATGTTATTCCTAATGCAAGCGCTGTTGTTTTTAAAAAAGAAACGGTTCATGCAGGTTTTTTTAATGAAGCTTTGCTAGCTATGAAAATGTGTGGCGACTGGTTTTTTTGGTTGCAATTGGTATCTAATACGAATGTTACTTTTGTTAGTCAAGATTTAAACTTTTTTAGACACCATAAGCAGGTAAGTCGAAATCATTTTAATAGTAATAAAAAAAAAGTGAGACTGCTTGAAGAATCTGTTATAAGGGAGTATTTAAAAGAGAAACAAGGGATTGAAAATAAAGTATTAAATAATAAGCTGCGTGTTAACTGGTTTAAATTACACACAAAGAAAGACTTGTTTGCTAGTAGTTTTTATAAATTACAAAACTCTTTTACTAAAAAGGTTGTATTCGCTTTTCAGTTTATATGCTTTAAGCTTAAAAAATATTAA
- a CDS encoding ABC transporter ATP-binding protein, protein MSNNNNTIQTDPKRENEVLVEVQGLGKKFCKELKTSLWYGVKDLVSGIRGKKIESVLRPKEFWAVKDINFELRRGECLGLIGHNGAGKSTLLKILNGLINPDAGSVTMRGRVCALIELGAGFNSILSGRENIYNNGAILGFSRKEIDEKLEDIIAFAELEEFIDMPVQHYSSGMKVRLGFAVAAEMEPDVLIIDEVLAVGDIGFRTKCLNRIGELLPYCVTIFVSHAMPQVARIANKILLMNKGQTLVLTENISLGIQNYYNLFSKNEGKGIIAGNNKVKFEDLFINSVRYKQKSIAVKYNEPLELISSLRVENEATRYFISYGFIDVDTKIVANVFSEISEIKFSKKGDVEIKTVVDSVLLGAGIYTISIAINQILASGSRGEIYYYNSNIASILVTDVISAIAPVQFLAEWSESN, encoded by the coding sequence ATGTCTAACAATAACAATACAATACAAACAGATCCAAAACGTGAAAACGAAGTGCTGGTTGAGGTACAAGGCTTGGGTAAAAAGTTTTGTAAAGAACTTAAAACTAGCCTTTGGTATGGGGTTAAAGATTTAGTTAGTGGTATTCGCGGTAAAAAAATAGAAAGTGTACTTAGACCTAAAGAATTTTGGGCAGTAAAAGATATTAATTTTGAGTTACGCCGTGGAGAATGTTTAGGTTTGATAGGGCATAATGGTGCAGGGAAGTCTACCTTATTAAAAATACTAAATGGTTTAATAAACCCAGATGCAGGAAGCGTAACCATGCGCGGGCGTGTATGTGCACTAATAGAACTTGGTGCAGGTTTTAATAGTATATTAAGTGGGCGAGAAAATATTTATAATAATGGTGCTATATTAGGGTTTAGCCGTAAAGAAATAGATGAAAAACTAGAGGATATTATTGCCTTTGCAGAATTAGAGGAATTTATAGATATGCCAGTACAACATTATAGTTCGGGTATGAAAGTGCGTTTGGGATTTGCAGTTGCAGCAGAAATGGAACCGGATGTGTTGATTATAGATGAGGTGTTGGCTGTTGGTGATATTGGGTTTAGAACAAAATGTTTAAATAGAATTGGAGAATTACTGCCTTATTGTGTAACTATTTTTGTTTCTCATGCAATGCCACAAGTAGCGAGAATAGCGAATAAAATTTTATTAATGAATAAAGGGCAAACTCTTGTTTTAACAGAAAATATATCTTTAGGTATACAGAATTATTATAATTTGTTTTCAAAGAATGAAGGAAAAGGAATAATAGCAGGTAATAATAAAGTGAAATTTGAAGATTTATTTATCAATAGCGTTAGGTATAAACAAAAATCTATTGCTGTAAAATATAACGAACCATTAGAATTGATATCTAGTTTAAGGGTTGAAAATGAAGCGACAAGGTATTTTATTAGTTATGGTTTTATAGATGTTGATACTAAAATAGTGGCAAATGTGTTTTCTGAAATAAGTGAAATCAAATTTAGTAAAAAAGGTGATGTTGAAATAAAAACAGTTGTTGATTCAGTATTACTAGGTGCTGGTATTTATACTATTTCTATTGCTATAAATCAGATATTAGCATCAGGAAGTAGAGGTGAGATTTATTATTATAATAGTAATATAGCAAGTATTTTAGTTACAGATGTTATTTCTGCGATAGCTCCTGTTCAATTTTTAGCAGAATGGTCTGAATCAAATTAA
- a CDS encoding class I SAM-dependent methyltransferase encodes MNKRIIFSCVLDYTPVMAVQSYIWLTNLFAVDIMPKDIYVHLVTEVPRDFMVYLEAKGVNVVKKTPYDSRNKYCNKLTQLETFLDVVDYDYVFLMDCDTAVINLENIELTNEVYAKIVDFPNPPLPILQRIFDKNELQLLPVGTAFSIQGEQVTDWNNCNGGLYIIKKDFLKILAPKWIHYAKVCIEQESLFTPKYSKHADQVGFALALTSLSKKVTHLGIEWNYPIHVNNSIEVTPKIIHFHTEIDEHLQVKTKNKIVVAETLRIINSRINSSLEENLSNSLFWDYRYLTCPSLGSGVGSRGEVLELKINLLKHLTYGKKTATIMDIGCGDLELMKDMPFENYLGLDVSEEAVKMGKQKRPDWDFKTVPISDSSIQEVDITMCFDVLIHQSDANNFKVIVEKLVSKAKKRIIIGAYNEAPSFGSTITHFHNAIFNEVSQYNKFSELAIVKTYRDVSVLVGTVHENTHQRDIVSTNLNKAYKQVNRPDLLQYIVDVSRHHLGFYTAHYPRVFEYTWIIEQLEDKKDITVLDIGAGVCPVPLCLNDMGFHVTTVDLHPTVRKLEDKANWNEWGYLDYSVFNKAITSKHQDFTKVRSLKKFDCIYSISVIEHMPKAIRVKMLKRASKLLRKGGELLLTIDVAPNTNDIWNYSEGKLVESQEVHGTMESFKREIIAAGFKIISEHIQRDIFESRTDVWYIKATLERKSFL; translated from the coding sequence ATGAATAAAAGAATTATTTTTTCCTGTGTATTAGATTATACACCAGTTATGGCAGTTCAGAGTTATATATGGTTAACAAATTTGTTTGCGGTAGACATTATGCCAAAAGATATCTATGTACATTTAGTTACAGAGGTTCCTCGTGACTTTATGGTGTATTTAGAAGCTAAGGGAGTAAACGTTGTTAAGAAAACTCCTTATGATAGTAGGAATAAGTATTGCAATAAACTAACACAGTTAGAAACATTTTTAGATGTAGTCGATTACGATTATGTCTTTTTAATGGATTGTGATACCGCTGTAATCAATTTAGAAAATATTGAGTTAACCAATGAGGTTTACGCTAAAATTGTAGATTTTCCTAACCCTCCTTTACCAATTCTACAACGTATATTTGATAAAAATGAATTGCAGTTACTACCAGTAGGAACTGCATTTTCAATACAAGGAGAACAGGTAACGGATTGGAATAATTGTAATGGTGGTTTATATATTATAAAAAAAGACTTTTTAAAAATATTAGCACCAAAATGGATACATTATGCTAAAGTATGTATTGAGCAAGAAAGTTTGTTTACGCCAAAATATAGTAAGCATGCAGATCAAGTAGGTTTTGCTTTAGCACTAACCAGTTTAAGTAAAAAAGTTACACATCTTGGTATAGAATGGAATTATCCAATTCATGTAAATAATTCTATAGAGGTAACTCCTAAAATAATTCATTTTCACACTGAAATAGATGAACATCTTCAAGTAAAAACAAAAAATAAAATTGTAGTTGCGGAAACCTTGAGGATTATTAATTCTAGAATTAATTCTAGTTTAGAAGAGAATTTAAGTAACTCTTTGTTTTGGGATTATAGGTACTTAACTTGTCCTAGTCTAGGTAGTGGAGTAGGGTCAAGAGGTGAGGTTTTAGAGTTGAAAATAAATTTATTAAAACATTTAACCTATGGCAAGAAAACGGCTACTATAATGGACATTGGTTGTGGAGATTTGGAATTGATGAAAGATATGCCTTTTGAAAATTATCTAGGTTTAGACGTGTCTGAGGAAGCGGTTAAAATGGGGAAACAAAAAAGGCCAGACTGGGATTTTAAAACTGTTCCTATATCAGATAGTTCAATTCAAGAAGTGGACATAACCATGTGCTTTGATGTGTTAATTCATCAAAGTGATGCTAATAATTTTAAGGTTATTGTTGAAAAACTAGTAAGTAAGGCTAAAAAACGTATAATTATTGGAGCGTATAATGAAGCTCCTTCTTTCGGTTCAACAATTACCCATTTTCATAATGCAATCTTTAATGAAGTTTCTCAATATAATAAATTCAGTGAGCTAGCAATTGTAAAAACGTATAGAGATGTCTCTGTATTAGTTGGTACAGTCCATGAAAACACGCATCAAAGAGATATTGTTTCGACGAATTTAAATAAAGCATATAAGCAAGTTAATCGACCAGACTTGTTGCAATATATAGTTGATGTTTCTAGGCATCATTTAGGTTTTTATACAGCACATTATCCACGGGTATTTGAATATACTTGGATTATAGAGCAATTAGAAGATAAAAAAGATATTACTGTTTTAGATATTGGAGCAGGAGTATGTCCAGTGCCATTATGTCTTAATGATATGGGGTTTCATGTTACAACTGTTGATTTGCATCCAACGGTACGAAAACTAGAAGATAAAGCAAATTGGAATGAATGGGGGTATTTAGATTATAGCGTATTTAATAAAGCAATAACTTCAAAACATCAAGATTTTACTAAAGTAAGATCTTTAAAAAAGTTTGATTGTATTTATTCTATTTCTGTTATTGAACATATGCCTAAAGCAATTCGAGTGAAAATGTTAAAACGCGCTTCCAAATTATTGAGAAAAGGAGGTGAGCTTTTATTAACTATTGATGTAGCTCCTAATACCAATGATATTTGGAATTACTCCGAAGGGAAACTAGTAGAAAGTCAAGAGGTTCACGGAACAATGGAAAGTTTTAAAAGGGAAATAATAGCTGCTGGTTTTAAGATTATTTCTGAACATATACAACGAGATATTTTTGAATCAAGAACAGATGTTTGGTATATAAAAGCAACTTTAGAAAGAAAAAGTTTTTTATGA
- a CDS encoding glycosyltransferase family 2 protein: protein MSKPALVSIIIPTFNRAHLIGETLDSVLAQTYPNWECIVVDDGSTDGTKKLINAYATKDDRFQYYKRPDSYLPGGNGARNYGFLKSKGIYIQWFDDDDVMLPEFLNKKVLTFNQNLEMVICSGSYVKNDLSHIKNIDVSLHTSLFKDYVLWRAEILTPSVLFRKSFLEGKVLFLNKIYRGQETEFFSRMFFKLSIEKFKVLNTPLFLYRQHETTKSTINKGYFPKFKYSQSYIYIHNFKRSIDLKDKDLINHCFQTLLVYFFASIKNKDSKTTDYIYKELSEILKSNYFKVYIMFKSVGNVLIFLKRSSYLVEKQFQDIRL from the coding sequence ATGTCCAAACCAGCTTTAGTATCTATTATTATTCCTACTTTTAATCGTGCCCATTTGATTGGAGAAACGTTAGATTCTGTGTTGGCACAAACCTATCCAAATTGGGAATGTATTGTGGTAGATGATGGCAGTACGGATGGTACTAAAAAACTTATAAATGCTTATGCTACTAAGGATGATCGTTTTCAATATTACAAACGACCAGATAGCTATTTGCCAGGAGGTAATGGCGCTAGAAATTATGGGTTTTTAAAGAGTAAAGGAATTTATATACAGTGGTTTGATGATGATGATGTAATGTTGCCTGAATTTTTAAATAAAAAAGTCTTGACTTTTAATCAAAATTTAGAAATGGTTATCTGTTCTGGAAGTTACGTGAAGAATGACTTATCACACATAAAAAATATTGATGTTAGTTTGCATACTTCTTTGTTTAAGGACTATGTTTTATGGCGAGCAGAAATTTTAACACCTTCGGTTTTGTTTAGAAAATCCTTTTTAGAGGGTAAAGTCTTATTTTTAAATAAAATATACAGAGGCCAAGAAACGGAGTTTTTTTCTCGTATGTTTTTTAAGCTTTCTATAGAAAAGTTTAAGGTTTTAAATACTCCTTTGTTTTTATATAGACAGCATGAAACCACTAAAAGCACCATTAATAAAGGTTATTTTCCCAAGTTTAAATATTCCCAAAGTTATATTTATATACATAATTTTAAACGATCTATAGATTTAAAAGATAAAGATTTGATTAATCATTGTTTTCAGACTCTTTTAGTTTATTTTTTTGCTAGTATTAAAAATAAAGATTCTAAAACAACAGATTATATTTATAAAGAACTTTCAGAAATCTTAAAATCTAATTATTTTAAAGTGTATATAATGTTTAAAAGTGTAGGAAACGTATTAATTTTTTTGAAAAGAAGTAGTTATCTTGTAGAGAAACAATTTCAAGATATACGTTTATGA